The Setaria viridis chromosome 9, Setaria_viridis_v4.0, whole genome shotgun sequence sequence TGAGGAGCCGTTCCCCATGCTAGCTCTTGATGCTCTATGCAAGCAGCTCCATGACGGCATCAAGGATGTGATAGCGGTGCAGAGCTCGGTTCACACACGGCTAGTTGGCAAGGCCAAGGGCCGTGGGGGCAGCCGGCGCACAGACAATGGGTGGCCTAGCTCCAAAAGAGAAGAAGCCAAGATTGATTGAGCACGCAGATCAGCTGTGAATTACTACTGAATTGGGTGACAAcactgcaagcaatcgaggcaATCCTATGATACCAATGCCCCAGTTTCTTCCTGGTACCGTATGTCTACATCACTACCTCCTGTATATGTACAATAATCCACTCATGAGTGTATGGTTTTCTTGGGGGAAAATCTGGGACTGGTCTTGAGATGAGATGAGCTGGGCTGAATTAGAATGAAGTGAGGAACTGCTGCAGTGTAGTGTGGTTCTGTGAGTAGAGCAGATTATTCTGTCTGTATATCCTACCTGTGTACATAGATAGTATGATATGTTTATATTAACCTGATATATGTGATTACCAATCTCTTACTTGAAACAACGTACTATGTATCATATCATACTAGTAGTGTTGTGCATTTCAAATGTGACTACGTACATCATACATACACCCCTATTTCCCTAAATATTTGTTGTCGCCGTTGAATTCCATGCCGGAAGTTTGACTCCATTTGTAtctccaaataaatttattaaaaaagttTGACTCCATTTGTAtctccaaataaatttattaaaaaactaGATTCAAATAATCTATCCGATGATATTAGTTATGAaccataaatattaatatttatatatatatatagttaaaAAAATGACATATATttagggatggagggagtaagtaTCGAGGTTTTGAGAGTGGAGGAGCGTTGGAACTGAGCTGACAGTTTGGGCAACTAAGGGGACGTTTGGTTCCAGcggtttatttttagcacatgtcacatcaaatgtttaaatactaattaggagtattaaatgtagactatttacaaaacccattacgcaaatggaggctaaacggtgagacaaatctattaagcctaattagtccatgatttgacaatgtgcggctacaataaacatttgctaatgatggattaattaggtttaatagattcgccttgccatttagcctccatctatacaattagttttataattaactcatatttaatcctcctacttagcctccgaatatttaaTGTGACACGACTAAATTTTACctcgaggaaccaaaccatCCCTAATATAATCTAGTGCTAGTGCTAGTGCTCGGCGTTGTCGCGATTATTCATGCATCTTGTGTCCGTATCCTATGCATAGTACTTAGGAGGTTCTAGTTTAATATCGTTGCAGGTCTTCTTAACGAGCTAGTGGACATCTCAAGcaattgctttgctttgctttgtgtGCCCCGTGAGGTTTGCTGTGCATTTTCGATCCCTCACTCTGGCTTTTGCTTTGCTCCCTCCCGAGTCTTGATATTTTTTTAGTTCTAGTCATATCAGATGTTTGAAGAATACTGATTAAAAAGACTAAATAGTTCGGATCATAGAGACGGGGAAAGACAGAAACTCAAGCTGGTAGCTTATGGTGCCCACTGCACAGACAGCCATAACGGGCCATGGATTCAAGCCACTTACTTACCAACACGGCAACACCCATACCAACAAAGCAGCAAATGTCGGCTTCAAATTAAGTGACAAACAATTCTTATATAGCTAATCTCTACCATGAATAATGCTAAGTGCTTCCTCCGGTCAGAaatacaagtccatcaggattcatcttaagttttttttttactttaacTATAAATATCTAATAAAATTTTACATAGGTTGCTAATGCAAAGTTGGCATTACTAGTTCAGTTTTATTTAAAATAATAATAGCTCAAGAGAATATTGCTAGTCAAATATGCCGACATCCTAATAAATTTATATTGCCACCTAACAACACGTCACATGTGCCATTCTAGAATCTTtgcagtatatatatatatttttcatttatttttatatttttataagcTGTGCCTGTATTACCAATATTCATTTAACGGTTCGCTACCATGATACAAATTGTGCTCGTTTTTTgcaatataaaataaataaaatatactccctccgtctctaAATATTTCTTGCCGTTGGTTTCCGTGCTGGAAGTTTGACTGCATTTGTATCTCTAAAtaaattattaaaaaattagATTCAAATATCTATCAATGATATTAATTACGAaccataaatattaatattatatatatatttagttaAAGTTGTTTCTTGGAAAGCGAAAACGAGTTCGCGTGAAGTCAAATCATGACTTGTATTTTTGAAACGAAAAGAGTATATAGAATagtgggacggagggaatccTAAGGaagcaaagggaaaaaaaatagaaaataaaaatgaagagggaaagagaagaggaggaggtgggcggcgccgccatgtcgccgtcgtcgctcgGTCTTCCCTCTACCGTCGCCGGCGGTTCCTCCGCCGCTAGGGTTTTACTTTTACGCCGAGCAATGGAGTCGCCCTCCGGTTTCCCCAGCCTCCGGGCGCCTTCCCCCATTGTGCGGGCCATGCGCAcccgcctcgacccgccgccgccaccgctcgccgccgctcctacccctcctcctcctcctccgccgccgccacagatAATACCGGAGaaacggcggcgggggcgcccgCGTAACTGcgaccgcctcctcccgccgccgggcttCCTCCTCactccggcaccgccgccgactCCGGCTGCGCACGGTGAAGCTACCTGTGACGGGTCTTTTCCACTTtatgttccaaaaaaaaagtcttTTCCACTTGGCTGCCTTTATTTGTTCTCCGCCCAGTAATTTGCTgaatttcatttcaaaaaaaaagtaatttgCTGAATTTTGGTGTGTCGTTGTGGACAGGGCACGGCCAATTGGGTGGGCTCCAGCCGCACGTGCTCAAAATAGATGTGGGAGAGGTATGCTATGCTTGCTTCACCTGGCTCTTCTTTGCTAGTTTGGTCTCTTCTCTTCTTTTGCAGTCATCTTGTTAGCtgctccttccgttccaaattgtaggttgttttggtttttctaagtgcatagatgtttgtatgcacctaaatataacgtatgtctagatgcatacaaacacgtgtgaacctaaaaaaggtaaaacgacctacgatttggaacggagggagtacctgcGAATTAACATTTATGGGATTGCTGAATGGAAAGGCTATGGAATCGGGCCTTGTGGAATGCTGAGTGGATTGGTCTGCCTCAGCTTCCTGAGCTTGTTGCATTGGTATCACCTTTCCTGTAAAGAGCATAGGAATTTTGAGCACATCCATTGCACTTCACTATGCAGGTCATATCTGCAGCAATTGGTATCTTAGGTAATGGGACATGGCTAATGGATCTTGATATCCTGTGGACTTGATCAATCCAACTCTGTTCTGCCCTTACTGATCCTGTTGCCTTTTATATGTATGATGCACGCATCGAATTTTGCATGGGTCTGTAGATGGGGTTGATCACTGAGTAGttgctataattttttttgtccaTCAAAAAGATTTATGGAATTTGATTATCTGAAAATGGTTGCACAGGATATCATATCAAAGATTGTGGGGGCCTCAAAAATAATCGGGAAGGCTGTCTGTGTTCTCTCAGTGCTTGGGGTTGTTCAGGAAGCAAATCTACTACACTCTTCTGTCATTTTAAATCATAAGGTTTAAACCTTTACTCCCTTAAAATAGATTACATGACCAAAGTTTAACCTTTCCCATGCCACATTATTCATTTTTTCATATTCTCTTCAGGGTCCTTTAGAAATCATCCGCATGTTCGGATCCATTTGTACATCTGATAGCCCTGGATTTGGGTGCTTATCTGTGACCCTTGCTTGTGCTGATTGTTCTGTGGTCGGTGGCGTTGTAGCTGGGCCTCTCGTGGCTGCAACACCTATACAGGTACATTCAGATGTTCAGACTTTTAAGTTACTCAATACTTTGATACAGCAACCCATAGAAATTATTGCAGACAGCTATTTTATGCTCAATATTCTTCTGTGTTTTATCATGGGAAGAATCATGTGGATCTCTGTGATTgtttatttctagtttcttAGTTGTTCCATTTTTCTATGTATGTTGTATGTTCCATGCCTCCATAAAACATATAGGTGATAAACTATCATCATAGCTAAGTTAATATTTGGAGTTGAAAAATCTGAGAATGCGGAACTGGAGAAGGAGCATCTTATCTGACTTGGCTCTGGTTATCCCTAGAGCTAATGATTCTTTTATTTGCAGTCTTAGTATCTGTCTAGAGTACCTTTGAACCCCTCCTTTTtatattatttcttttttttcctaatacATATGATGAAGATGACGATCCTATTGTTTGAGGTTACCATTGACGACCAAAGGCCCATGAAAAAAGCTAACTTATCATACACCTTGCAGGCAATTGTTGGAAGCTTTTACAATGATGCTTTCCGGGCAAACAAGACACCTGGCATCAATGCAGGTTACCCCAATTCTCAGTTTGCCACTGGCTATTGGGTCACACATTACCCCAATTCTCAGGTTGGCACTGGCTTCGGGGTCATGCGTTACCCCAATTCTCATGCTGCAACTGGCAGTGGCTGCACGCCTTCTTACCCCAGTTCTCAGGTCGCCGTTGGCACTGGTAGCATGCGTTGCCTGAATTCTGAGGTTGCCACTGGCAGTTGGAGCAAACATGACCCCAATTCTCATGTTCCCATTGGTGATGGGAGCACTTATCACCCCAATTCTCAAGTTACTGCTGGCGATGGAAGTGCACATGCACATCACCCCAGTTCTCATATTACTGTCGGCACTTGGAGCACACATCAACCCAGTTCTAATGTCATTGTTGGTGACGGAAACAGAAGTAACGCTACTTCTCAGGCTACTGTTGGTCATTGGAGAAGACATCAACCCAATTCTCATGCTACCATTGGCGACAGAAGCTTAAGTAACTCCAATTCTCAGGATACTGTTGGCAATGGGAGCACACATAAGCCCAATTCTCATGTCACTGTTGGTGACGGAAGCCCAGTTAATGCCAATTTTCAGGCTAGTGTTGGCCATGGGAGTGCACATATGTCTCTGGCTGCCGTTGGCGATGGGAGCACAAATAACACAGATTCCGAGGTTGGAGTAGGAGGTGGGAGCATAAGTAAGGGCAATTCTCAGGGTACCCTGAACACAAATTGCCCCAATTCTACGGTTTCTGTTGGCGATGGAAGGTCCCATTACCCTAATTCTAAGGTTACTGTTGACGATGGGAGCACTCCATCCGCCGAAGACTCCAATCCAAAATATGCATCCTGCACTGTAGTGGAACAGGGTGAAATAAGGCGAGACGGATGTGAAGCCCTTGGAGGTGGTGGCTTAACTTAGCAACAGTTTAGGAGATTTAACTCAACCGGCAATATGTTTTTCCTCCGAAGGGAATCGAGAAGTACATGTGTTAGACAGCAAAGCTGTTGCGAATCACCAGATTATCTCTGGGACTTGTAGGAAGTTTTTTAGTTGAGAAGCAGTTGGGTTCTTTGTAGGAAGACTGTAATGTTAGGCCTCCCAATTGAGAATGGTGCCATGGTGGTGCGGTTGGTTATAGCTGTTACAGCAATTGCTAATAGCGTTAGACTTGTGGTGAGCTGTGTCGGTATGTTGAGCATTGCCAAATGGTATGCTGGGCTGAATTGAGTGATATGATCTGCAAGGGGGCAGGTGTTGGTGAGATGTTGCAGGTTATTAGACGAGATTGTGCAAGGCATAATCTTGGCCCCGTTTGTTTCCGCTTGTatgcggcttatcggtggaaataagtgaGAATCCTGCCAAAcactttgcttatttccaccaatTCTCGCTCATGTGGTAAGCCACTTCAGAGATTTGAACTACAAGAAGCGAGAAAAtattcgcttagattataatcaaGCGTGGCTAGGAGAAGCGTATCACGGTCCTTCTCTGGTGCAGTAAAGCAGTAACAAGGCTCCGTTGCAACAGAAATCTTTTTGAGTTGTGTGCAAACATACTAGGACAATGGAATTTGCTAGCTGGACTTTTGTGATCTGACAGTTGAAGATGACTTGCTGCTGATGCTGGCGTCCACCAATCCAAACACAAGCTCTCCAATCCAGAATTCAGAAACACGTTGCAGCGGTGAGACAAGAAATAAAATTGTAAATAATTTAGGGGATATGCCGTTATGGATTAGGGAAATAGGGATTACATTGGTTTGAGTTGTGGAACATCAGATACATATGCGGCCGGTCTGTTTTATGTTGGGCTGTTTACAGTCTGACGTGCTGTTTCCTTTCTTCCTGTACCTTTATGCATGTATATATCAGCTATATCTTTCTGCCGTCTCGATGAACCAAGATATGCATGACAGGTCATGCAATGCTTGCTGTTTGTGCAGGGATGTGTGAGGTGCTTCGTTTTGTTCCAAGATCACGTACAGGACTGccgtgtgctaaagtttaacacttgccgcatcgaatattcggatgttaattataaggactaaatatgaggtaATTATTAAACTAATTGCACCGATGGAGTGTAATTTGCGAGgggaatctattaagtctaattaatccgtcattagcacatgtttactgtagcactacattgtcaaatcgtgGATTAAtcagtcttaatagattcatctcgcaaattacactccatcggtgcaattagtttttataattagtctatgtttaatactcctaattagtgtctaaatatctgatgtgacaggtgttaaagtttaacatgtGGTATCCAAACATGCCCTGAAATAACTATTGCCATCATTCCTTCTGCACCACCTGTAATCTCTCTCACTACTGAAATAGGCTTATTTTCCTATGAAGTTTTGGAAAACCCTAGGCAACATTTGTTTCCTTATAGGTAGAGTTCGAAATCCTAGGGATTACAACAGCTTGAGGTGTGGAGCCACATAGCAGCCAGAAGGTTCACTAGGAACTACTTCCTCCTTTGTCCACAAAAGAATGCAATTATGGGATCCGTGCCGATCAAACTAGCTCAAGTTTGATCAGATTTATAGTCAGGATTGCAGTCCTGTGCTATTCTGCAGCCAAGACGGCCGGATGATGAGCAAATTTGTGCTAATCTCCTAGGAAGGAAATTAGAGTAACTCATTGGTATATCTGAGTCACTAGATCCTGTGAAAGAACATAAGAGGTAGGAAACAGAGAGAAAATTATCAGATCCATATATAGGAggaatagaaaataaaaatttcttgctggtgagtggtgaccgaTAGGAAACGAAGCAATATGAGAGGTAGAAAAAAAGGGATGAACATGATACAATATAATTTGCTTTGCTTGCACACTTTATCTGGCAATGCTTCAACACAAGATATGGAATGAGAATCGCATAAATATATTTTGTAACGAGAATCAAATAACTATATTGGCATTCATCCTATACTAGTAAACGATTATCATGAAAGGAACAACAGTAAATACTGTGAGAAATTTACAGAGCTTTCTTGATACTTCGAAATCTGTAAGGATAACTCTCTACTCAAAGCAAACCTATCATTAGCTAACTGGCAACAGTAGATTACTCTTTGCTCCTATTAACTATTTCAGCTCACTGGACCAACAAATCTGGAAAACAAATGAATTAAAGGCTCCGCAATAGAAACATAGAAAAATAGAGTTGTGGCAGCATCTTTTGACACATGCAAGAACAAGAACCTCCTGTACTGTGAGATCCATGCATACCGCTAATCAGGTTTTTGACACAAGAGGATTTCAGCTTTCAACCCTTTTCCTGGTTCCTACTCATACTGCAGACCTGAAGAGAGAAACGGAAGAACGGAGCTGGTTTTCAGCTTCGCTGGGCATTTACACAAACACAGAGCATGCGTCATCTTCCACCTTGGTTAATCTGCAAAAAAATGCATACACAACATGCATCCGCGGTGAGACGACTTGTATCCGCGGTTAGCAGCTCACCGTGCCTGGACGACTTACATCCGTGGTGAAGATGCCCGCGCTCTcaggcgcgccggcggcgccgtcatCCTTGTCGTAAGCCTTCCTGTGCATATGATGGATTGTCTAACTTCAAATCCTCACGAGCTGGAGGGGGCCCGCTCCTCCCGTGGTGGCGACGGAAtccggcgacggcagcggggcgtctggcggcgggtggcgacggagAACGGCGATGGAAGGCCGCGATGGAAAAAAAGGCGATTTCAGAGAATATCGAAGGCGAGCAGGCTTTTTGGGTTTTGGGTTCGATTGTGTGATTGAGGAGGGAATGGTGCCAATATTCTGAAGCATAGGATCATTAGGTTGATGCAAATCTCAACATGTGTCAGCATAATTAAAACAAATTGCCATCTACCTTTACAGGCGCAGGTTCTGGCTTCGGTGCTTCGCATATACACAATGGCATCCCACATTTGCACTCAGTAAGGGGTGCCGTACTCTGAACTGTTGAATTCTTTGTAGGCGACGAATCATCCTCCATACCGAAACTTAGCCCTGAAAAAGAATCAGCTGCTCCAGAAAATGCTCCCAGCTGACCCCGTGTCCTTGGCTGCAACATCGTGGAACAATGCAAGTTACATATATACCCAACCCTGCTTTCTTCTAAACGAAACATAAGTGACTGCGAGTACAAAATCAAATTCCAACTCATGATAGCTGTTAAGAGGATGGATACCTCGAGAATTTTTTGTTGAAGCAATTCTAGCAGACTCTGACGTCGTTGTATATCCCATACTGCGGCAGAGCCTGAAACAAGT is a genomic window containing:
- the LOC117837828 gene encoding uncharacterized protein gives rise to the protein MKREREEEEVGGAAMSPSSLGLPSTVAGGSSAARVLLLRRAMESPSGFPSLRAPSPIVRAMRTRLDPPPPPLAAAPTPPPPPPPPPQIIPEKRRRGRPRNCDRLLPPPGFLLTPAPPPTPAAHGHGQLGGLQPHVLKIDVGEDIISKIVGASKIIGKAVCVLSVLGVVQEANLLHSSVILNHKGPLEIIRMFGSICTSDSPGFGCLSVTLACADCSVVGGVVAGPLVAATPIQAIVGSFYNDAFRANKTPGINAGYPNSQFATGYWVTHYPNSQVGTGFGVMRYPNSHAATGSGCTPSYPSSQVAVGTGSMRCLNSEVATGSWSKHDPNSHVPIGDGSTYHPNSQVTAGDGSAHAHHPSSHITVGTWSTHQPSSNVIVGDGNRSNATSQATVGHWRRHQPNSHATIGDRSLSNSNSQDTVGNGSTHKPNSHVTVGDGSPVNANFQASVGHGSAHMSLAAVGDGSTNNTDSEVGVGGGSISKGNSQGTLNTNCPNSTVSVGDGRSHYPNSKVTVDDGSTPSAEDSNPKYASCTVVEQGEIRRDGCEALGGGGLT